From a region of the Bacteroidales bacterium genome:
- a CDS encoding glycogen debranching enzyme N-terminal domain-containing protein: MSYIKIEKDKLVNLEYALNRELIRSNRAGSYASTTLNGCNTRKYHGLLVSPIKNGNKHVLLSTLDETIVQRGKEFRLSIHQYPDNVFFPHGHRYLAAFETEPIPAKTYRVGGVILKKELLLVQEEERILIKYTIEDAHSPTILRLQPLLAFRHIHELSRENMSVNIKTTEVQNGIKYRMYNTYPFLYMQTSKNVKFITAPDWNKNIMYQEEQKRGYEYTEDLFTIGFFDINVKKGDEIIFSAGLTEAKTRGLNKKFNSEVNKRTPRTNFENNLLNSAQQFIIKEKKDNCIIAGFHWYSAKMRESLIALPGLTLYNNDTDTFTRIFDSLLKKFLYDKKEYSPDIPLLIIRTLQEYISFADDCESVWKKYGKKILLIFRNVKDGKYKAVLHDNGLLYIPEEYPVSTWMNEYSDGKPVTPRTGFVVEINALWYNTLQFLSGISDLNNSKTLKNEISNLPQKAKHFFNIIFINEQAEYLYDFVNNSEQNDDIRPNQIFAASLPYSPLSDKTKKDVLKKVEKHLLTAKGLRTLSPKNVKYKGKYKGCENTRNNARHQGTVHPWLIGEYCNAWMNLYHREGIDYVEKIYKQFENEMNEHGLGTISELYDGNPPHKPNGAISYAPSISALLRIKMLTDKCKLNG, from the coding sequence ATGTCATACATAAAAATAGAGAAAGATAAACTTGTAAATTTAGAATATGCTTTGAACAGAGAACTTATTCGTTCAAACAGGGCCGGCTCTTATGCAAGCACAACCCTAAACGGCTGTAATACAAGAAAATACCATGGGCTGCTTGTAAGTCCGATTAAAAACGGAAACAAACACGTTTTATTATCAACATTAGACGAAACAATAGTTCAAAGAGGTAAAGAGTTCAGACTCAGCATACATCAATATCCCGACAATGTATTCTTTCCGCACGGTCATAGATATTTGGCAGCTTTTGAAACAGAACCTATTCCGGCTAAAACATACAGAGTCGGAGGAGTAATCTTAAAAAAAGAGCTGTTGCTTGTACAAGAAGAAGAACGTATATTAATAAAATATACAATTGAAGATGCACATTCTCCTACAATTTTAAGACTTCAACCGTTATTGGCTTTCAGGCACATTCACGAGTTGAGCAGGGAAAATATGAGCGTAAATATTAAAACAACAGAAGTACAAAACGGAATAAAATACAGAATGTATAATACATATCCGTTTTTATATATGCAAACTTCCAAAAACGTCAAATTTATTACAGCACCTGATTGGAATAAAAACATTATGTATCAAGAAGAGCAAAAAAGGGGATATGAATACACAGAAGACCTTTTTACTATAGGTTTTTTTGATATTAATGTAAAAAAAGGAGATGAAATAATTTTCTCTGCAGGTTTAACAGAAGCAAAAACAAGAGGGTTAAATAAAAAATTCAATTCAGAAGTTAACAAACGTACACCGAGAACAAATTTTGAAAACAACCTGTTAAATTCTGCTCAGCAATTTATAATAAAAGAAAAAAAAGATAATTGTATAATTGCCGGATTTCATTGGTATTCTGCAAAAATGCGAGAATCACTGATTGCATTGCCCGGTTTAACTCTTTATAACAATGATACTGATACATTCACAAGGATATTTGACTCCTTGTTAAAAAAATTCTTATATGATAAAAAAGAGTATTCACCGGATATTCCGTTATTAATAATTCGAACTTTACAAGAATATATTTCTTTTGCTGATGATTGCGAATCTGTTTGGAAAAAATACGGTAAAAAAATATTATTAATTTTTAGAAATGTTAAAGACGGTAAATATAAAGCTGTTTTACATGACAACGGATTATTGTACATCCCGGAAGAATACCCCGTTTCAACTTGGATGAACGAATATTCCGACGGAAAACCCGTTACTCCGAGAACAGGATTTGTTGTTGAGATTAATGCACTGTGGTATAACACACTACAGTTTCTATCCGGAATATCAGACTTAAATAACAGTAAAACATTAAAAAACGAAATTTCGAATCTGCCCCAAAAAGCAAAACACTTTTTCAATATCATTTTTATAAATGAACAGGCTGAGTATCTTTATGATTTTGTAAATAATAGTGAGCAAAACGATGATATAAGGCCAAACCAAATTTTTGCAGCTTCACTGCCCTACTCTCCTCTTTCGGACAAAACAAAAAAAGATGTTCTTAAAAAAGTTGAGAAACATTTACTCACGGCAAAAGGCTTGAGAACACTTTCGCCTAAAAATGTGAAATATAAGGGTAAGTATAAAGGCTGTGAAAATACAAGAAATAATGCAAGGCATCAGGGCACTGTACATCCCTGGCTTATAGGAGAATATTGTAACGCTTGGATGAATTTATATCACCGGGAAGGAATAGATTATGTTGAAAAAATTTATAAGCAATTTGAAAATGAGATGAATGAGCACGGGTTGGGAACAATTTCGGAACTATACGACGGAAATCCGCCGCATAAACCGAACGGAGCAATTTCTTATGCCCCGAGTATAAGTGCCTTACTTCGTATCAAAATGTTAACAGATAAATGTAAGTTAAACGGCTAA
- the mltG gene encoding endolytic transglycosylase MltG → MNKKKKKIIISILAGFVAIVGIAGIYAYSVYQDIFRANVSKDVYLFVPTGTDYNELTDSLISTGAIQDIESFKKTASLKKYKNKIHPGRYKLNKGMTNNGLVNLLRSGKQSPVKVTFNNVRTVEELASTVSKLIEADSSEITELLYDELFIEKYNFDKQNIIGLFIPNTYEFYWNTSAEKFIDRMYKEYSKFWTEERTVKAAGLNLSKQEVSVLASIVQAEQREHNDEKAKIAGLYINRIRRGMLLQSDPTLIFASGDFTKKRVLNKDKEIESPYNTYKYAGLPPGPINMPEISSLDAVLNYESHNYIFMCAKEDFSGYHNFAVNGRQHGINARKYQQALNKKKIWK, encoded by the coding sequence ATGAATAAAAAGAAGAAAAAAATCATAATATCAATATTGGCAGGTTTTGTTGCAATAGTCGGAATTGCCGGAATATATGCTTATTCTGTATATCAAGATATTTTCAGAGCAAATGTTTCGAAAGATGTGTATTTGTTTGTCCCTACGGGTACAGATTATAATGAATTAACAGACTCTTTAATTTCAACGGGAGCAATTCAGGATATTGAATCTTTTAAGAAGACCGCATCATTAAAAAAGTATAAAAACAAAATACACCCGGGAAGATATAAATTAAATAAGGGAATGACAAATAACGGGTTAGTAAATTTACTTCGTTCAGGAAAACAATCTCCGGTTAAAGTTACTTTTAATAATGTAAGAACTGTTGAGGAACTTGCCTCAACAGTTTCAAAGCTAATTGAAGCTGACTCTTCCGAAATAACGGAACTTTTATATGATGAATTATTTATTGAAAAGTATAACTTTGATAAACAAAATATTATCGGCTTATTTATACCCAATACTTATGAGTTTTACTGGAATACATCTGCTGAGAAGTTTATTGACAGAATGTATAAAGAATACTCTAAATTTTGGACAGAAGAGAGAACCGTAAAGGCAGCCGGATTAAATTTAAGTAAGCAGGAAGTTTCTGTTTTAGCCTCAATTGTGCAGGCAGAACAAAGAGAGCATAATGATGAAAAGGCAAAAATTGCAGGTTTGTACATTAACCGAATTCGAAGAGGAATGTTGTTACAATCAGACCCGACTTTAATATTTGCATCAGGTGACTTTACAAAGAAAAGAGTATTAAATAAAGATAAAGAAATAGAATCGCCTTATAACACTTATAAATACGCAGGATTGCCTCCCGGGCCTATTAATATGCCCGAGATATCATCTTTGGATGCCGTGTTAAATTATGAAAGTCATAATTATATATTTATGTGTGCAAAGGAAGATTTTTCCGGATATCATAATTTTGCCGTAAATGGAAGACAACACGGAATAAATGCGAGGAAATATCAACAGGCATTAAATAAAAAGAAAATTTGGAAATAA
- a CDS encoding arginine deiminase family protein, whose amino-acid sequence MSNPKLKIQIESETGELEGVILHKPGSEVENMTPENAERALYSDILNLSVAQKEYSQLSGVLEKVTNVFQVKDLLSDIFENPNVKNILVNRITDNCKAGDIKNILLEQTPKKLAGILIEGVPMQKNSLTNYLDKNYFELDPLHNFFFARDASSAVNDSVLINRMANPVRKRESIIMEAIFDHHPNFIARAVNPEHSRIFNDKITTEGGDILVARNDVLLIGTGVRTTSQGIDYIARKVESREHPRHIIVQELPITPESFIHLDMVFTLLDIDKCMVYEPLILKTNRFLTLHLIVENGKITSINEVANIPAALNNLGMPVEPILCGGKNRHNQEREQWHSGANFFAFAPGKIIGYERNSHTIDALSEKGFSVLRAKDVISGKEKIDNHKKVVVTIHGSELARGGGGARCMTMPVRRKRL is encoded by the coding sequence ATGAGCAATCCTAAACTAAAAATACAAATAGAGTCAGAAACGGGAGAATTAGAGGGTGTAATTCTTCATAAACCCGGAAGTGAGGTTGAAAATATGACCCCCGAGAATGCAGAAAGAGCTTTATACAGCGATATTCTTAATTTATCGGTTGCACAAAAAGAATATAGTCAATTAAGCGGAGTGTTGGAGAAAGTTACAAATGTATTTCAAGTAAAAGACCTATTGTCAGATATTTTTGAAAACCCTAATGTTAAAAATATTTTGGTTAACAGAATTACAGACAACTGCAAGGCAGGAGATATTAAAAACATTTTATTAGAGCAAACGCCAAAAAAATTAGCCGGAATTTTAATAGAAGGTGTTCCTATGCAAAAAAACAGCTTAACAAACTATTTAGATAAAAATTATTTTGAGTTAGACCCTTTACATAACTTCTTTTTTGCCAGAGATGCTTCTTCTGCCGTTAACGATTCAGTTTTGATAAATCGAATGGCAAATCCGGTAAGGAAAAGAGAATCAATAATTATGGAAGCAATTTTTGATCATCATCCTAATTTTATTGCAAGAGCTGTAAACCCGGAGCATAGCCGAATATTTAATGATAAAATTACAACTGAAGGCGGAGATATTTTAGTTGCTCGAAATGATGTTTTACTTATCGGAACCGGCGTAAGAACAACTTCGCAAGGAATAGATTATATTGCTCGAAAAGTTGAAAGCAGAGAACACCCCAGACATATTATAGTTCAAGAGTTGCCAATTACACCCGAATCGTTTATTCATTTAGATATGGTTTTTACACTTTTAGATATTGATAAATGCATGGTGTACGAACCTTTAATTCTGAAAACAAACAGATTTTTAACCTTGCACCTTATTGTTGAAAACGGAAAAATAACTTCAATTAATGAAGTTGCAAATATTCCTGCTGCACTAAATAATTTAGGAATGCCGGTTGAACCGATTCTTTGCGGCGGGAAAAACAGGCATAATCAAGAACGAGAACAGTGGCACAGCGGAGCTAATTTTTTTGCATTTGCTCCGGGTAAAATAATAGGATATGAGCGAAACAGTCATACTATTGATGCTTTAAGTGAAAAAGGATTTTCTGTTTTAAGAGCAAAAGACGTAATTTCCGGGAAAGAAAAAATTGACAATCATAAAAAAGTTGTTGTTACAATTCACGGCTCAGAACTTGCAAGAGGCGGAGGCGGAGCAAGGTGCATGACAATGCCTGTAAGAAGAAAAAGGTTATAA
- a CDS encoding nucleotidyl transferase AbiEii/AbiGii toxin family protein, protein MISNKCFTEDWLISFKKQPEHKRIDINILEKMIYALHLLEQLKINGLYFVFKGGTSLLLLLNKGNRFSIDIDIICKTERNKLEKILDKVIENSRFKAYSLDEHRSYKEGVPKAHYAFEFESATNNKYTGRILLDILIEDSIYPEHIETAIRTKWVETEGETKVKLPTLDSITGDKLTAFAPNTIGIPYFKGKNSFAMEICKQLFDLSQLFDNIENVEVVAKSFETFAKQEIKYRKSNLTPKDVLQNTIDTCLIIAKKGAGQNTDEKAKFKELQKGIKAFGSGFLMNGNFRIDDAVTASAKVAYLTAKILKNDLSPIEYFNNEDIKSLLIENPDWNFLNKLKRQPDKSSFYYWYMAVKLLT, encoded by the coding sequence ATGATTAGTAACAAGTGCTTTACCGAAGATTGGTTGATTTCATTTAAGAAGCAACCGGAACACAAACGAATTGACATAAACATACTTGAAAAAATGATTTATGCACTTCATTTGTTAGAACAACTGAAAATTAACGGACTTTATTTTGTATTTAAGGGAGGAACAAGTTTGTTATTACTGTTGAATAAAGGAAATAGATTTTCCATTGACATAGATATAATCTGCAAAACAGAAAGAAACAAGCTTGAAAAAATACTTGATAAAGTAATAGAAAATTCTCGCTTTAAAGCATATTCGCTCGATGAGCACAGAAGCTATAAAGAAGGAGTTCCGAAAGCTCATTATGCTTTTGAATTTGAATCTGCAACAAACAATAAATATACAGGAAGAATACTTTTGGATATTTTGATTGAAGATTCTATTTATCCGGAACATATCGAAACAGCTATCCGGACAAAATGGGTTGAGACAGAAGGAGAAACAAAAGTTAAGCTTCCTACACTGGATTCAATAACAGGTGATAAACTAACAGCTTTTGCACCGAATACAATAGGCATTCCGTATTTTAAAGGAAAGAACTCTTTTGCAATGGAGATATGTAAACAATTGTTTGATTTAAGCCAATTGTTTGACAATATTGAAAATGTAGAAGTCGTAGCGAAAAGTTTTGAAACCTTTGCAAAACAAGAAATCAAATATCGAAAATCAAACCTTACACCCAAAGATGTATTACAAAACACTATTGATACTTGCTTGATTATTGCCAAAAAAGGAGCAGGTCAAAACACTGATGAAAAAGCAAAATTCAAAGAACTGCAAAAAGGCATAAAAGCATTCGGTAGCGGTTTTCTTATGAACGGAAATTTCAGAATTGACGATGCAGTTACCGCAAGTGCAAAAGTAGCATATCTGACTGCCAAAATTTTGAAAAACGATTTATCCCCGATTGAATATTTCAACAATGAAGATATAAAAAGTTTGCTTATTGAAAATCCGGATTGGAATTTCTTAAATAAATTGAAAAGACAACCGGATAAATCTTCTTTTTATTACTGGTATATGGCAGTTAAGCTATTAACTTAA
- a CDS encoding DUF6266 family protein, whose translation MAILTGGLLGKSRKAIGDLVTYVSGGQQIARMKASNYKDANTDEQKLQRNAFVLILALFRIMMASVKVGFPERQSKHSAYNAFMMYNTPEAVSGVLGSQVIDFSKIITGKGSLLRASGSLVDSTITDRVDVSWIDNSNATTGFTTDKAVIAVYNPVKDEIATSLFDVTRQTEVRNITVPSAWQGDTVHAWLSFVSNDNSKASDSVYIGSVTVSA comes from the coding sequence ATGGCAATACTAACAGGAGGCTTACTAGGTAAGTCAAGAAAAGCGATAGGTGATTTAGTCACCTACGTTTCAGGCGGTCAGCAAATCGCTAGAATGAAAGCATCTAATTACAAAGATGCAAATACGGATGAACAAAAGCTTCAACGAAATGCTTTTGTATTAATTCTGGCATTGTTCAGAATTATGATGGCATCCGTTAAAGTCGGATTTCCGGAAAGACAATCCAAGCACAGTGCATACAATGCATTTATGATGTACAACACGCCCGAAGCTGTATCCGGTGTATTGGGAAGTCAAGTAATTGATTTTTCAAAAATCATAACCGGCAAAGGATCTCTTTTGAGAGCATCCGGTTCTTTGGTTGACAGCACAATCACCGACCGCGTTGATGTATCTTGGATTGATAACAGCAATGCAACAACCGGTTTCACAACCGATAAAGCTGTAATTGCAGTTTATAATCCGGTTAAAGATGAAATTGCAACTTCTTTGTTTGACGTAACCCGTCAAACCGAAGTAAGAAATATCACGGTTCCCTCTGCATGGCAAGGCGACACTGTTCATGCTTGGTTATCATTTGTCAGCAATGATAACAGCAAAGCATCTGACAGTGTTTACATCGGCAGCGTAACTGTATCAGCATAA
- a CDS encoding IS1595 family transposase, whose amino-acid sequence MEQRFKSLTIFEFQSRFPDADSCYTYLSELKWKDGFVCPKCGHTKHCNGAKKHSRQCTRCKHTVSPTSGTLFHKVKFPILKAFYIVYYVSTNRKGISSTELSRKLGLRQKTCWLFKRKVMKAMESSGNHKITKKAEVDETVVGGQEEGVVGRKNNKKKLVVTAIEKKGRGVSRMYGKVIPNSSSKELGLFMRQNISLEAHIKTDLWNGYVPLKKDFENLVQVPSGKKGNNFPEIHRTIMGFKGWLRGVHHRVEHLQAYIDEYCYRFNRSNMKDGLFENLMNRMMIAAPLPYKQIVLT is encoded by the coding sequence ATGGAACAAAGGTTTAAGAGTCTTACTATTTTTGAATTTCAGAGCAGGTTTCCCGATGCTGATAGTTGCTATACTTATCTGTCAGAGCTGAAATGGAAAGATGGATTTGTCTGTCCAAAGTGCGGACATACAAAACATTGTAACGGAGCCAAAAAACATTCAAGGCAGTGTACACGTTGCAAACATACCGTTTCACCAACAAGCGGAACGCTTTTTCACAAAGTCAAGTTTCCCATACTGAAAGCATTTTACATAGTTTATTATGTAAGTACAAACCGCAAAGGTATCAGTAGTACAGAATTGAGCAGAAAGTTGGGTTTACGACAAAAAACATGTTGGTTGTTTAAACGCAAAGTAATGAAAGCAATGGAAAGTAGCGGTAATCATAAAATCACTAAAAAAGCAGAAGTAGACGAAACAGTTGTCGGAGGGCAAGAAGAAGGTGTAGTCGGCAGAAAAAATAATAAAAAGAAACTTGTTGTTACAGCAATAGAGAAAAAAGGCAGGGGAGTAAGTCGCATGTACGGGAAAGTAATCCCAAACAGCAGTTCAAAAGAATTAGGACTGTTTATGAGACAAAACATAAGTTTGGAAGCACATATTAAAACAGACCTATGGAATGGATACGTTCCGTTAAAAAAGGATTTTGAGAACCTTGTGCAAGTTCCTTCCGGCAAAAAAGGTAATAATTTTCCGGAAATTCACAGAACCATTATGGGTTTCAAAGGATGGTTAAGAGGAGTACATCACAGAGTAGAGCATTTGCAGGCATATATAGATGAATATTGTTATAGGTTTAACAGAAGCAACATGAAAGACGGGCTATTTGAAAACCTTATGAACAGGATGATGATAGCAGCACCATTGCCTTACAAACAAATAGTTCTCACTTAA
- a CDS encoding MBOAT family protein, whose amino-acid sequence MLFNSIDFAIFLPIVFLLYWFVANKNLKLQNLLIVVASYLFYGWWDWRFLSLILFSTLIDYSVGIRLSKEKNISKRKILLWISILVNLGFLGFFKYYNFFLDNFVTAFSFFGTSINTQGLNIILPVGISFYTFQTLSYTIDVYKRKLEPTKDFIAFSAFVSFFPQLVAGPIERATNLLPQFYKKRTFEYHKAVDGLRQILWGLFKKIVIADNSAQIANEIFNNSADYSGSTLVLGALFFTFQIYGDFSGYSDIAIGTSRLFGFNLKQNFAFPYFSRDIAEFWRRWHISLSTWFRDYLYIPLGGSRGGTWMKVRNTFAIFIVSGFWHGANWTFIVWGALNALYFLPLLLLNKNRVNTNTVAQGKYLPTFKEFYQIGITFSLTVLAWIFFRAENIGHAWAYLSTIFSKSLFTIPHFVGMRTALTTLILIFIFIIVEWFGKNEEYAIAKLGFEWKRPIRYVMYYSIILAIFWFMGEKQQFIYFQF is encoded by the coding sequence ATGCTTTTTAACTCAATAGATTTTGCAATATTTTTACCAATAGTATTTTTATTATACTGGTTTGTTGCAAATAAGAATTTAAAACTGCAAAACTTATTAATAGTTGTTGCGAGTTACTTATTCTACGGTTGGTGGGATTGGCGATTTTTATCGTTAATTTTATTCAGCACATTGATAGATTACTCTGTCGGAATTAGATTATCAAAAGAAAAAAATATTTCAAAAAGAAAGATATTACTTTGGATAAGTATTTTGGTAAATCTTGGATTTTTGGGATTTTTTAAATATTACAATTTCTTCCTTGATAATTTTGTTACAGCCTTTTCGTTTTTTGGAACATCAATAAATACACAAGGATTAAATATTATTTTACCAGTTGGAATTAGTTTTTACACATTTCAAACATTGAGTTATACTATTGATGTTTATAAAAGAAAACTTGAACCAACAAAAGACTTTATTGCATTTTCAGCATTTGTAAGTTTCTTTCCGCAATTAGTTGCAGGACCGATTGAAAGAGCAACAAATTTATTACCTCAATTCTATAAAAAACGAACTTTTGAATATCATAAAGCAGTAGATGGATTAAGACAAATATTATGGGGACTTTTTAAGAAAATTGTAATAGCAGACAATTCAGCACAAATAGCCAATGAAATATTTAATAATTCGGCTGACTATTCAGGAAGTACATTAGTTTTAGGAGCATTATTTTTTACTTTCCAAATATATGGAGACTTTTCAGGTTATTCTGATATTGCAATTGGCACTTCAAGATTATTTGGGTTTAATCTAAAACAAAATTTTGCTTTTCCATATTTTTCACGAGACATTGCGGAATTTTGGAGACGTTGGCATATTTCCTTATCAACTTGGTTTCGAGATTATTTATATATACCATTAGGCGGAAGTCGTGGTGGAACTTGGATGAAAGTTAGAAATACTTTTGCAATATTTATAGTCAGTGGATTTTGGCACGGTGCAAATTGGACTTTTATAGTTTGGGGGGCATTGAATGCTTTGTACTTCCTACCGTTACTTTTACTTAACAAGAATAGAGTAAATACTAATACCGTTGCACAAGGAAAATATTTACCAACTTTTAAAGAGTTTTATCAAATCGGAATTACATTTAGTTTAACTGTTTTGGCTTGGATATTTTTTAGAGCAGAAAATATTGGGCACGCTTGGGCATATTTGTCTACAATATTTTCAAAATCATTATTCACAATCCCCCATTTTGTTGGAATGAGAACGGCTTTAACTACACTGATTTTAATTTTCATATTTATTATTGTTGAATGGTTTGGCAAAAATGAAGAATATGCAATTGCAAAATTAGGCTTTGAATGGAAAAGACCGATAAGATATGTAATGTACTATTCTATTATCCTTGCTATATTTTGGTTTATGGGAGAAAAACAGCAATTTATTTATTTTCAATTTTAA